The following coding sequences lie in one Patescibacteria group bacterium genomic window:
- a CDS encoding prolyl oligopeptidase family serine peptidase produces the protein MKKIRTYRTRFKKDIVAEWLLPVKQSNKVLILCDGLPVVPGKNDLLDFFSKQGYWVFYPRYRGSWESGGSLLARSPHLDIIDVIDGLFKKIENLHTGQKYIIKKPKIFLLGSSFGGSAVILTSQDKRVTAGVAFSPVVDWQAPSQEEPLEKQYDFLKAVYGMGYRLKKSNWDKLIRGNFYNPIKQVSLIDGRKLMIIHSQDDKVVRFKDVKKFVKQIGANFYPLKRGGHLSARLIIQPVWFKKIKKFFKV, from the coding sequence GTGAAAAAAATAAGAACCTATAGAACCAGATTTAAGAAAGATATAGTGGCTGAATGGTTGTTACCAGTTAAACAATCTAATAAAGTACTAATATTGTGCGATGGCTTGCCAGTAGTTCCTGGCAAGAATGATTTGTTGGATTTTTTTTCCAAGCAGGGTTATTGGGTTTTTTATCCTCGGTATCGGGGTAGTTGGGAAAGCGGCGGAAGTTTATTAGCTAGGTCGCCCCATTTAGATATCATTGATGTTATTGACGGTTTGTTTAAAAAAATTGAGAATTTACATACTGGCCAAAAATATATTATTAAGAAACCTAAAATTTTTTTATTAGGTAGTAGTTTTGGTGGTTCGGCGGTTATTTTAACTAGTCAAGATAAACGGGTTACTGCTGGTGTGGCTTTTTCTCCAGTGGTAGATTGGCAAGCGCCTAGTCAAGAAGAGCCGTTGGAAAAACAATATGATTTTCTTAAAGCAGTTTATGGTATGGGTTACCGTTTAAAAAAATCTAATTGGGATAAATTAATTAGAGGTAATTTTTATAATCCTATAAAGCAAGTATCTTTAATTGATGGTAGAAAGTTGATGATTATACACAGTCAGGACGATAAGGTGGTTAGATTTAAGGATGTTAAAAAGTTTGTCAAACAGATTGGTGCCAATTTTTATCCTTTAAAAAGAGGTGGGCATTTATCTGCTCGTTTGATTATTCAGCCGGTTTGGTTTAAAAAAATTAAAAAGTTTTTTAAAGTATGA
- a CDS encoding DUF2090 domain-containing protein — protein MNQLKKASFYNNLFILPFDHYSAFTELVVAPGAVVEEKDIPKIAELKMLIYQGFLRSWQLGVPQTSSAIIVDELFGQPILQAAQRDGVAVCLGVEEHNTKEFGFVYGAAWPEKINQLKPAIVKALIKYNPSDDLELNKRQALKLKLLSDFCQTNGYIFMLEPLVPPTEFQLREVKGDKERYDEDVRPLLAVKMLAELYQAGVKPDIWKLEGCSRLDYCQNILQTARRLGGQNVNIIMLGRNQPLLKVENQLKAAAQAGWFGFAVGRTVFQEPLQQYVKDNNSAAAIQVIAANFYHLYKFFKDQSVS, from the coding sequence ATGAATCAGTTAAAAAAAGCTAGTTTTTACAATAATTTATTCATTCTACCCTTTGATCATTACTCAGCCTTTACGGAATTAGTAGTTGCTCCGGGGGCTGTGGTGGAGGAAAAAGATATACCAAAAATAGCTGAGTTAAAGATGTTAATTTATCAGGGTTTTTTGCGTTCTTGGCAATTAGGTGTTCCCCAAACCAGTTCAGCTATTATAGTTGATGAATTGTTTGGTCAGCCTATTTTACAGGCTGCTCAGCGCGACGGTGTGGCTGTTTGTTTGGGAGTCGAAGAACATAATACTAAAGAGTTTGGTTTTGTTTATGGTGCCGCTTGGCCAGAAAAAATTAATCAGTTAAAACCAGCTATTGTTAAGGCTTTAATAAAATATAACCCTTCGGATGATTTAGAGTTAAATAAGCGCCAAGCTTTGAAACTTAAATTATTGTCGGATTTTTGTCAGACTAACGGTTATATTTTTATGCTGGAGCCTTTAGTGCCTCCGACAGAATTTCAGCTAAGGGAGGTTAAAGGCGATAAAGAAAGGTATGATGAAGATGTTAGGCCACTTTTGGCTGTAAAAATGCTAGCAGAATTATATCAAGCCGGGGTTAAACCGGATATTTGGAAGCTGGAAGGTTGCAGTCGTTTGGATTATTGTCAAAATATTTTACAAACCGCTCGTCGTTTGGGCGGTCAGAATGTTAATATTATAATGTTGGGTAGAAATCAACCGTTGTTAAAGGTGGAAAATCAATTAAAAGCGGCTGCTCAGGCTGGCTGGTTTGGTTTTGCCGTTGGTCGGACAGTTTTTCAAGAACCTCTTCAACAATATGTTAAAGATAATAATTCGGCGGCAGCTATTCAGGTTATAGCGGCTAATTTTTATCATCTTTATAAATTTTTTAAAGATCAATCAGTCAGTTAA